CGGCATGAACGTGGTAGGCGATCTGTTCGGCGAAGGGAAAATGTTCTTGCCGCAGGTGGTGAAATCGGCACGCGTTATGAAGCAGGCGGTGGCGTATCTCGAACCGTTTATCGAAGCCAGCAAAGAGCAGGGTAAAACCAACGGCAAGATGGTGATCGCCACCGTGAAGGGCGACGTCCACGATATCGGTAAAAATATCGTTGGTGTGGTGCTGCAATGTAACAACTACGAAATCGTCGATCTCGGCGTGATGGTGCCTGCGGAAAAAATCCTCCGCACCGCCAAAGAAGTGAATGCTGATTTGATTGGCCTTTCGGGGCTTATCACGCCGTCGCTGGACGAGATGGTTAACGTGGCTAAGGAGATGGAGCGTCAGGGCTTCACCATTCCGCTATTGATTGGCGGTGCGACCACCTCAAAAGCGCACACGGCGGTGAAAATCGAGCAAAACTACAGCGGCCCGACGGTGTATGTTCAGAACGCCTCGCGCACCGTTGGTGTGGTGGCGGCGCTGCTTTCTGACACTCAGCATGACGACTTTGTCGCTCGTACCCGCAAGGAGTACGAAACCGTGCGTATTCAGCACGGGCGCAAGAAACCGCGCACACCGCCAGTTACGCTGGAAGCGGCGCGCGATAACGATTTCGCTTTTGACTGGGAAAGCTACACACCGCCGGTAGCGCACCGTCTCGGCGTGCAGGAAGTTGAAGCCAGCATCGAAACGCTGCGTAATTACATCGACTGGACGCCGTTCTTTATGACCTGGTCGCTGGCCGGGAAGTATCCGCGCATTCTGGAAGATGAAGTGGTAGGCGAAGAGGCGAAGCGGCTGTTTAAAGACGCCAACGACATGTTGGATAAATTAAGCGCCGAGAAAACGCTGAATCCGCGTGGCGTGGTGGGCCTGTTCCCGGCAAACCGTGTGGGCGATGACATTGAAATCTACCGCGACGAAACGCGCACCCATGTGATTAATGTCAGCCATCATCTGCGCCAACAGACCGAAAAAACCGGCTTCGCCAACTACTGCCTCGCTGATTTTGTGGCGCCGAAGCTTTCTGGTAAAGCAGATTACATCGGCGCATTTGCCGTGACTGGTGGGTTGGAAGAAGACGCGCTGGCTGATGCGTTCGAAGCGCAGCACGATGATTACAACAAAATCATGGTGAAGGCCCTTGCCGATCGTCTGGCGGAAGCCTTTGCGGAATATCTCCATGAGCGCGTGCGTAAAGTTTACTGGGGCTATGCGCCGAACGAGAACCTCAGCAACGAAGAGCTGATCCGCGAAAACTACCAGGGCATCCGTCCGGCACCGGGCTATCCGGCCTGCCCGGAACATACGGAAAAAGCCACCATCTGGGAGCTGCTGGAAGTGGAAAAACACACTGGCATGAAACTCACGGAATCTTTCGCGATGTGGCCCGGTGCATCGGTTTCGGGTTGGTACTTCAGCCATCCGGACAGCAAGTACTATGCCGTGGCGCAGATTCAACGCGATCAGGTCGAAGACTATGCCCGTCGTAAAGGAATGAGCGTTACCGAAGTTGAGCGCTGGCTGGCGCCGAATCTGGGGTATGACGCGGACTGATTCACAAATCTGTCACTTTTCCTTACAACAAACAGGGCACTCAATGGGTGCCCTGTCTCTTTATTAATATGAAACACTTATACTGGAATCAGGCTGGAATAATCTTAGCCGGAAAAACGAATGTCAAAAGGCACAGTAAAGATGCCAGTCAGCGTGTTTCCGGTCCTTTGGTCATTCAATTGCTTCAGGAACATATAACGATAAGGAGAACCTGAACTCGTGTTAACGCTGCTTCACCTGCTTTCTGCCGTCGCCCTGTTGGTCTGGGGGACGCATATTGTCCGAACGGGCGTAATGCGCGTCTTTGGTGCACGACTGCGTACAGTCCTTAGCCGGAGTGTCGAAAAGAAGCCGCTCGCCTTTTGCGCGGGGATCGGCGTTACCGCACTGGTACAGAGCAGTAATGCCACCACCATGCTGGTGACCTCGTTTGTCGCCCAGGATCTGGTTGCTCTCGCGCCCGCGCTGGTGATTGTGCTGGGAGCTGATGTCGGGACGGCGCTAATGGCGCGGGTCCTCACCTTCGATTTATCCTGGTTGTCACCACTGCTCATTTTTATCGGCGTGATTTTTTTCCTCGGACGCAAACAGTCACGCGCCGGGCAACTGGGCCGAGTCGGTATTGGTCTTGGGCTGATTTTGCTGGCGCTGGAGTTGATTGTGCAGGCCGTAACGCCGATCACCCAGGCAAACGGCGTTCAGGTGATCTTTGCTTCGTTGACTGGCGATATTCTGCTGGATGCACTGATTGGTGCGATGTTCGCCGTTATCAGCTACTCCAGCCTTGCTGCTGTATTGCTGACCGCTACTTTGACCGCCGCAGGCATTATCTCCTTCCCGGTGGCGCTCTGTCTGGTAATCGGAGCCAACCTCGGTTCCGGCCTGCTGGCGATGCTCAACAATAGTGCCGCCAATGCCGCCGCTCGCCGTGTTGCGATGGGTAGCTTGTTGTTTAAGCTGGTGGGGAGCTTGATTATCCTGCCATTTGTCCATGTTCTGGCTGAATCAATGGATAAACTGCCTTTGCCAAAAGCGGAACTGGTTATCTATTTCCACGTCTTCTACAACCTCGTTCGTTGCCTGGTCATGCTGCCGTTTGTCGATCCAATGGCGCGATTTTGCAAAACGATTATTCGCGATGAACCTGAGTTGGATGCCCATCTGAAACCAAAACATCTGGACGTTAGTGCGCTGGATACTCCGACTCTTGCTCTGGCGAATGCCGCCCGTGAAACACTGCGCATCGGTGACGCGATGGAACAGATGATGGAAGGGCTGAATAAAGTGATGCACGGTGAACCGCGTGAAGAGAAGGAGTTGCGCAAGCTGGCGGATGATATCAACGTCCTCTACACCGCG
The DNA window shown above is from Escherichia sp. E4742 and carries:
- a CDS encoding Na/Pi cotransporter family protein; amino-acid sequence: MLTLLHLLSAVALLVWGTHIVRTGVMRVFGARLRTVLSRSVEKKPLAFCAGIGVTALVQSSNATTMLVTSFVAQDLVALAPALVIVLGADVGTALMARVLTFDLSWLSPLLIFIGVIFFLGRKQSRAGQLGRVGIGLGLILLALELIVQAVTPITQANGVQVIFASLTGDILLDALIGAMFAVISYSSLAAVLLTATLTAAGIISFPVALCLVIGANLGSGLLAMLNNSAANAAARRVAMGSLLFKLVGSLIILPFVHVLAESMDKLPLPKAELVIYFHVFYNLVRCLVMLPFVDPMARFCKTIIRDEPELDAHLKPKHLDVSALDTPTLALANAARETLRIGDAMEQMMEGLNKVMHGEPREEKELRKLADDINVLYTAIKLYLARMPKEELAEEESRRWAEIIEMALNLEQASDIVERMGSEIADKSLAARRAFSLDGLKELDALYEQLLSNLKLAMSVFFSGDVTSARRLRRSKHRFRILNRRYSHAHVDRLHQQNVQSIETSSLHLGLLGDMQRLNSLFCSVAYSVLEQPDEDEGRDEY